A window of Novosphingobium terrae contains these coding sequences:
- a CDS encoding TonB-dependent receptor, protein MSSLLRQRAKLSVSALALLAAPLAFGGNALAQSVPADGTPAAKPDDTAEIVVTAQKRTERLQDIPVAAAVLSSGSIAQNHVSDLSDINRIVPSVEIKGTFNGRVPYGIRGISTNANEGAIGLTSGVSIQVDGVPVPADSFAANTVTDVQQLEVLKGPQATLGGRTASAGVINFVTYAPSEVNKFGFNAMLTNDGEHHMDVHGSGQILPGLTGSISAYYQHTPYPVYNATLKEHSNADSKGGRIKLKWQATDALDIGVMAHYALSTSSGENFVPVYFTPGAYFFAAPAGLTQSVMFPGYNIQYGNTTYASHTVMGSRYEDKDGSLVINYHLGNGSVLTSTTSLFRENQWQTQDVFEGNVSAATVFQNFLYNVGAIPAALNQPFDNLQTAYGYVHQTTEEVKLASDAARPVSYIAGFFYSDMTVNQNEFRNWTLNPLAKDNISSTTNYAIYGRATAKLGDKFIVVGGLRYNWDKIGWNITQFFDPANGIYGDGGYGQGGYTWNLKDSSSALVGDAAIQFKPSRDVMVYGSYTRGYKPRAFNTVHDFATTQAAPGAADLPFTQATKRETIDSFELGLKSSLLDRHLTFNLAAYYTKYTNYQAQLFDNSQVIAVLVLANADARTEGVEGDLTYVRGNTRFNLSGAYTDAKFISFPGAVCYPSQTAAQGCNVSANTQDLTGKPLPSSPKFKLTGSLQQTVPTDKFNILLGTNVSYRTGTNMQADQNPYTRQPGFALVDLSLGFQNKAQTASLTFFVNNLTNHMYYTNLEDFFASATSANYVIGQPARDSHRYFGGRLSVNF, encoded by the coding sequence ATGAGCAGCTTACTTCGGCAGCGAGCGAAACTGTCGGTTTCCGCACTGGCGCTGCTGGCCGCGCCGCTGGCCTTTGGAGGCAATGCTCTGGCCCAGAGCGTGCCCGCCGATGGCACGCCTGCCGCCAAGCCCGACGATACCGCGGAAATCGTGGTGACCGCGCAGAAGCGCACCGAGCGCCTGCAGGATATTCCCGTCGCCGCCGCCGTGCTGAGCAGCGGTTCGATTGCCCAGAACCATGTCTCGGATCTGTCGGACATCAACCGCATCGTGCCCTCGGTGGAGATCAAGGGCACCTTCAACGGGCGTGTGCCCTATGGCATTCGCGGCATTTCGACCAACGCCAATGAAGGCGCGATCGGCCTCACCTCGGGTGTTTCCATTCAGGTGGATGGCGTGCCTGTGCCTGCCGACAGCTTTGCCGCCAACACCGTCACCGATGTGCAGCAGCTTGAAGTGCTCAAAGGTCCGCAAGCCACGCTGGGCGGGCGCACCGCCTCGGCGGGCGTGATCAACTTCGTGACCTATGCGCCCAGCGAAGTCAACAAATTCGGTTTCAACGCCATGCTCACCAATGATGGCGAGCATCATATGGATGTCCATGGCTCGGGCCAGATCCTGCCCGGCCTGACCGGCAGCATCAGCGCCTATTACCAGCACACGCCCTATCCGGTCTACAACGCCACGCTGAAGGAGCATTCCAACGCCGACAGCAAGGGCGGGCGCATCAAGCTGAAATGGCAGGCCACCGATGCGCTGGATATCGGCGTGATGGCCCATTACGCGCTCTCGACCAGCAGTGGCGAGAATTTCGTGCCGGTCTATTTCACGCCGGGCGCCTATTTCTTCGCCGCGCCCGCCGGGCTGACCCAGTCGGTGATGTTTCCGGGCTATAACATCCAGTACGGCAACACCACCTATGCCTCGCACACCGTCATGGGGTCGCGCTATGAGGATAAGGATGGCTCGCTGGTCATCAACTACCACCTCGGCAACGGCTCGGTGCTGACCTCGACCACCTCGCTGTTCCGCGAGAACCAGTGGCAGACGCAGGATGTGTTCGAGGGCAATGTCAGCGCGGCGACCGTGTTCCAGAACTTCCTGTACAATGTGGGTGCGATCCCGGCGGCGCTCAACCAGCCCTTCGACAACCTCCAGACCGCCTATGGCTATGTCCACCAGACCACCGAGGAGGTGAAGCTGGCTTCGGACGCCGCGCGGCCTGTCAGCTATATCGCCGGCTTTTTCTATTCCGACATGACGGTGAACCAGAACGAGTTCCGCAACTGGACGCTCAACCCGCTGGCCAAGGACAACATCTCCTCCACCACCAACTATGCCATCTATGGCCGCGCCACGGCAAAGCTTGGCGACAAGTTCATCGTGGTGGGCGGCCTGCGCTACAACTGGGACAAGATCGGCTGGAACATCACCCAGTTCTTCGACCCGGCCAACGGTATCTATGGCGACGGCGGTTATGGACAGGGCGGCTATACGTGGAACCTGAAGGACAGTTCCTCGGCGCTGGTCGGCGATGCCGCCATCCAGTTCAAGCCGAGCCGCGATGTGATGGTCTATGGTTCTTACACCCGTGGTTACAAGCCGCGCGCCTTCAACACCGTGCATGATTTCGCCACCACCCAGGCCGCGCCCGGCGCGGCGGATCTGCCCTTCACTCAGGCGACCAAGCGCGAGACGATCGACAGCTTCGAGCTGGGCCTGAAATCCAGCCTGCTCGACCGGCATCTGACCTTCAATCTGGCGGCCTATTACACCAAATACACCAATTATCAGGCCCAGCTCTTCGACAATTCTCAGGTCATCGCGGTGCTGGTGCTGGCCAATGCCGATGCGCGGACCGAAGGCGTCGAAGGCGACCTGACCTATGTGCGCGGCAACACGCGCTTCAACCTGTCGGGCGCCTATACGGATGCCAAGTTCATCAGTTTCCCGGGCGCGGTGTGCTATCCCAGCCAGACGGCGGCACAGGGCTGCAATGTCTCGGCCAACACGCAAGACCTGACCGGCAAGCCGCTGCCTTCCTCGCCCAAGTTCAAGCTGACCGGCAGCCTGCAGCAGACCGTGCCGACGGACAAGTTCAACATCCTGCTGGGCACCAATGTTTCCTATCGCACCGGCACCAACATGCAGGCCGATCAGAATCCCTATACGCGCCAGCCCGGCTTCGCACTGGTCGATCTGTCGCTGGGCTTCCAGAACAAGGCGCAGACAGCCAGCCTGACCTTCTTCGTCAACAATCTGACGAACCACATGTATTACACCAATCTGGAGGACTTCTTCGCCAGCGCCACCTCGGCCAATTATGTCATCGGCCAGCCGGCGCGGGATTCACATCGCTATTTCGGCGGGCGCCTCTCGGTCAATTTCTGA
- a CDS encoding NAD-dependent epimerase/dehydratase family protein: MPIIVTGAGGFVGRQIVSRLIAQGRDVVAVDTVAGGIPQGARVVAGDLGDAAVRADALSEGCDAVIHLATVPGGAAEADPAASRRINVDAMYDLLLEAAAAGAVPRFAYASSIAVFGDPFPAQVDDATPLVPKMIYGGHKAMMEHAVAMFTARGAIEGISLRLPGILARPKGPSGMKSAFMSNLFHALKAGEAFTCPVSAQGTIWAESVTQVADNFIHALDVDTALLPPARAMTLPALRVTMGDLAAEIARQCGVSPDLVTYEPDAALEAAFAAQPPITTAAADRAGFAHDGNLANLVSSALKTLA, from the coding sequence ATGCCCATCATCGTGACCGGAGCCGGAGGTTTTGTCGGCCGCCAGATCGTCAGCCGCCTGATCGCGCAAGGGCGCGATGTGGTGGCTGTGGATACGGTGGCGGGCGGCATTCCTCAGGGCGCGCGCGTGGTGGCGGGCGATCTGGGCGATGCGGCGGTGCGCGCCGATGCCTTGTCTGAAGGCTGTGACGCGGTGATCCATCTGGCCACCGTCCCGGGCGGCGCGGCAGAGGCTGATCCTGCCGCCTCGCGCCGGATCAATGTTGATGCCATGTATGATCTGCTGCTGGAAGCGGCGGCTGCGGGCGCTGTGCCGCGCTTTGCCTATGCCAGTTCGATTGCGGTGTTCGGCGATCCCTTTCCGGCGCAGGTCGATGATGCCACGCCGCTGGTGCCCAAGATGATCTATGGCGGCCATAAGGCGATGATGGAGCATGCCGTCGCCATGTTCACCGCGCGTGGGGCTATCGAGGGGATCAGCCTGCGCCTGCCCGGCATTCTGGCCCGCCCGAAAGGCCCCTCAGGCATGAAGAGCGCCTTTATGAGCAACCTGTTTCATGCGCTGAAAGCGGGGGAGGCGTTTACCTGCCCGGTCTCGGCGCAGGGCACGATCTGGGCCGAGTCGGTGACGCAGGTTGCGGACAATTTCATTCACGCGCTGGATGTGGACACCGCGCTTCTGCCTCCGGCACGCGCCATGACCCTGCCTGCCCTGCGCGTCACAATGGGCGATCTGGCGGCGGAGATTGCACGCCAATGCGGGGTGTCGCCCGATCTGGTCACCTATGAACCCGATGCCGCGCTGGAGGCCGCTTTTGCCGCCCAGCCTCCCATCACCACGGCAGCAGCTGACCGAGCGGGCTTTGCGCATGACGGAAATCTTGCTAATCTTGTGTCCAGCGCACTCAAGACGCTGGCATAA
- a CDS encoding COG3904 family protein: MTLRRLAPLFCLTALVPQGALAQKAEQTYCASYDLPQSYQTDAFAAPMTYRVQNTPNGKVLIAEGQIMSGEAQRLQAEIAKAGAIEEIWFNSPGGAAMEGPYMGRVIRAKNLAVRLRKEYACISACSYAFLGGVIRTVEPGAYYGVHMFSGTGDPQEMLNLFNRFQGVNTKRGELIRKGNPQKNVDAAVAEYVAHELRTWEKESAKLAATRARYLVEMSLSLDFMTDAFNTDSDKVCYLSQAGLKRYNVANAN; the protein is encoded by the coding sequence TTGACCTTGCGGCGTTTGGCGCCGCTGTTTTGTCTGACTGCGCTGGTGCCCCAAGGGGCACTGGCGCAGAAGGCCGAGCAGACTTACTGCGCCTCCTATGATCTGCCGCAGTCCTATCAGACGGATGCTTTCGCCGCGCCGATGACCTATCGCGTGCAGAACACGCCCAATGGCAAGGTGCTGATCGCCGAGGGACAGATCATGTCCGGCGAGGCGCAGCGGCTGCAGGCGGAAATCGCCAAGGCTGGCGCGATCGAGGAAATCTGGTTCAACTCGCCCGGCGGCGCCGCCATGGAAGGCCCCTATATGGGGCGGGTCATTCGTGCCAAGAATCTGGCCGTGCGGCTGCGCAAGGAATACGCCTGCATCAGCGCCTGTTCCTATGCCTTTCTGGGCGGGGTGATCCGCACTGTCGAACCCGGCGCCTATTATGGCGTGCATATGTTCAGCGGCACCGGCGATCCGCAGGAGATGCTGAACCTTTTCAACCGCTTTCAGGGTGTGAACACCAAGCGTGGCGAACTGATCCGCAAGGGCAATCCGCAAAAGAATGTGGATGCTGCCGTGGCCGAATATGTCGCGCACGAATTGCGGACATGGGAGAAGGAATCGGCGAAACTCGCGGCGACGCGGGCGCGCTATCTGGTGGAAATGTCGCTGTCGCTCGATTTCATGACAGACGCTTTCAACACCGATTCCGACAAGGTCTGCTATCTCAGCCAGGCCGGCCTCAAGCGTTATAATGTGGCCAATGCCAATTGA
- the tri1 gene encoding ADP-ribosylarginine hydrolase Tri1 gives MIDLHQDDVTLGRHVQQHYGHLSPAPNPDMRRRMQDWDQPLADEAQDEAAALRWLETPAYGIAEAEARNRARGALLGLAVGDAVGTTIEFTPRDSARVEDMVGGGPFNLQPGEWTDDTSMALCLADALIADRDFNPETFARLLSRWYREGYNSMNGRCFDIGMATRTAIEGREALGMRWRGNTDPATAGNGSIIRLAPLAIAYRSSLEAIWRLAQPASVVTHGALEAIHGARLLGIILCHLLQGAGRDEAFAPKIAPLPPRLQIINAGEYKSKTRDQIRSSGYVVDTLEAALWAVWNTDNFRDAVLLAANLGDDADSVAAVAGQLAGALYGESGMPQAWRARLAWSDDIRNRADTLFDLQLSGE, from the coding sequence ATGATCGATCTGCACCAAGATGATGTGACGCTGGGGCGCCATGTGCAGCAGCATTATGGCCACCTTTCGCCGGCGCCCAATCCGGATATGCGCCGCAGAATGCAGGATTGGGACCAGCCGCTGGCTGATGAGGCGCAGGATGAAGCGGCGGCGCTGCGCTGGCTGGAAACTCCCGCTTACGGCATTGCCGAGGCCGAGGCGCGCAACCGAGCGCGTGGCGCCTTGCTGGGGCTGGCCGTGGGTGATGCGGTGGGCACCACCATCGAATTCACGCCTCGGGACAGCGCGCGGGTGGAGGATATGGTCGGTGGCGGGCCCTTCAATCTGCAGCCGGGCGAATGGACCGATGACACCAGCATGGCGCTCTGCCTTGCCGATGCGCTGATCGCCGATCGCGATTTCAACCCCGAGACCTTCGCCAGGCTGCTGAGCCGCTGGTATCGCGAGGGCTATAACAGCATGAACGGGCGCTGTTTCGACATCGGCATGGCCACCCGCACGGCCATCGAGGGGCGCGAGGCGCTGGGTATGCGCTGGCGGGGCAACACCGATCCTGCGACGGCGGGGAATGGCTCGATCATCCGGCTGGCGCCGCTGGCGATTGCCTATCGCTCCTCGCTGGAGGCGATCTGGCGCTTGGCGCAGCCGGCCAGTGTGGTGACGCATGGCGCTTTGGAGGCGATCCATGGCGCGCGTCTGCTGGGCATCATCCTGTGCCATCTACTTCAGGGCGCGGGGCGCGACGAGGCTTTCGCGCCGAAGATCGCGCCTTTGCCGCCGCGTCTGCAGATCATCAATGCCGGTGAGTACAAGAGCAAGACGCGCGATCAGATCCGCTCTTCGGGCTATGTGGTGGATACGCTTGAGGCCGCTTTATGGGCCGTGTGGAACACCGACAATTTTCGCGACGCTGTGCTGCTGGCTGCCAATCTGGGTGACGATGCCGACAGTGTTGCCGCCGTTGCGGGGCAGTTGGCTGGGGCGCTCTATGGCGAAAGCGGGATGCCGCAGGCGTGGCGTGCGCGCCTTGCATGGTCGGATGATATTCGGAATCGGGCCGACACGCTTTTCGATCTTCAGTTGAGTGGTGAATGA
- a CDS encoding glycine zipper 2TM domain-containing protein → MKKIVLLIAAMIFAVTSMNTAAVAGEGGCGGSGTKGAVVGGAVGGLLGHSLSGKNKLAGTVLGALGGAIVGSVIAKKLDECEKQKMAEANVNAANAPVGQTQNWTSDTRSDVHGTVTAAAPEKLADGRQCRTVTNVAYISGQEVRETPRLCRTPPATDWKVA, encoded by the coding sequence ATGAAAAAGATAGTTCTTCTGATTGCCGCCATGATCTTTGCTGTTACCAGCATGAACACGGCTGCCGTGGCTGGTGAAGGCGGTTGCGGCGGTTCGGGCACCAAGGGGGCTGTCGTTGGCGGCGCGGTCGGCGGTCTGCTGGGGCATAGCCTGAGCGGCAAGAACAAGCTGGCCGGCACTGTGCTGGGTGCGCTGGGCGGTGCGATCGTTGGTTCGGTGATCGCCAAGAAGCTCGACGAATGCGAAAAGCAGAAGATGGCTGAAGCCAACGTCAACGCCGCCAATGCTCCTGTCGGCCAGACCCAGAACTGGACCAGCGACACCCGCTCGGACGTGCATGGCACCGTGACCGCCGCTGCGCCCGAGAAGCTGGCTGATGGCCGTCAGTGCCGCACCGTCACCAACGTTGCCTATATCTCGGGCCAGGAAGTGCGTGAGACGCCGCGTCTGTGCCGCACGCCTCCCGCCACCGACTGGAAGGTCGCTTGA
- a CDS encoding phage tail tip lysozyme, translating into MGDLIIAFELTPVQAAAIVGNLGTESANFTAYHERGQAENKGGYGWAQWTGPRRKTFFAWADAHHLQRDSEAASLGYLEHELNTSYRRSIIALKKQSDLTKATHAFMISFEGPGIPNEADRQNHARIALAEYSRLNPAGSH; encoded by the coding sequence ATGGGTGATCTGATCATTGCCTTCGAACTGACGCCGGTTCAGGCTGCGGCCATCGTCGGCAATCTGGGCACCGAGAGCGCCAATTTCACCGCCTATCATGAGCGTGGTCAGGCGGAAAACAAGGGCGGCTACGGTTGGGCGCAATGGACGGGCCCGCGTCGCAAGACCTTCTTCGCCTGGGCCGATGCCCATCATCTGCAGCGTGACAGTGAGGCGGCCAGCCTGGGTTATCTGGAGCATGAGCTGAACACCTCCTATCGCCGTTCGATCATCGCGCTGAAAAAGCAGAGCGATCTGACCAAGGCGACGCATGCCTTTATGATTTCCTTCGAAGGCCCGGGCATCCCCAATGAGGCCGACCGGCAGAATCATGCCCGCATTGCCCTGGCTGAATACAGCCGTCTCAACCCCGCCGGGAGCCATTAA
- a CDS encoding RHS repeat-associated core domain-containing protein, with the protein MAETPPFAETGLPVLFAPVDARAVAGWASAGQLYAMIDGCVSPDVPELAASQQGACLYQGWAAVSYRDKAPYLLRVDAGMAQEIARRFDGRPWGYFLLSSAGFKAVHRQLRRFIKVSSPEGEGWIFRFHDPRLLPAYLRSSTVEELNAFFGPLQAFLTVDGDGHGHMAYRAPEIVRMPPRQPVGARARISRAHVAAFRRRAGSDRLAGSFAGLPHAPRHDPASDDLLIDSPGGGATRLSFGGDGQVERVTSPLGRQWHMAHGDQGKLTALRMPSGLALDLAYDRRGNIAAVSRGGRERFRARHDAVNRLERMDFADGTFHAVAYRDEGRLAARDPQGRFITARRDRLGRIERFDYQGDALAAVSDGNGNSTRFLYGVGSQPEAQIHPDGARESYSFDPAGTLQQLIRADGLRIDLSRNAAGQVTRMAAGDGVASFDYDARGLLLSARNEEIDLAWRYDAQGRLIEERQGDQSVRYEYDAAGVQIGLVWPDGSAMRYTRDADQRLCAVTDWSGARHTLDYAPEEAGWRMLSPGGLVATTWQDQAGLPTGRRLETPDGTAFQQSYAYDAEDRLVAREDSRLGALRVDYDAEGQVLALQRADGASEQFAYDGAGNRIASAAGAARFNALNQMLVQGGETFSYDQRGNLVERSSASHWRYAWDGFERLIRAEDDHGLVVRFAYDPLGRRIRKEVRSGGTLRVTRMIWAGEQMIREIETITADGWQDHGTRHIRDYAYWPESYTPLFQRDASGICHYHVDPIGMPVRLTDAHGAIVWEAERTAFGALQLLAGGKYQPLRLPGQYHDAETGLHYNRLRYYDPAIGRYLSRDPMGAAGGFNLYAYVGNDPLNRADPLGLLWQQVASAVAAIAAGVVIGAILAPIAAPVVVLLTAGAIAGMIGFGLNEALTQKSFCLSCILLAAGKGALVGALAAVPFLFVPAAAGYAIYAGVGAVSGFVSYVADWGIDNLAGKDHPWSWKEAGLATGLGLVAGPAGKFLASRFAGKAPAEGGEAPKTPTPPEAGPGKPTMSMADAVGKDWAEEWLNGGRAAAARNKFDISGLSDDEVTALHGYTRAGYRQLNAALRGDTPMTPQLQAFSDHLDSGLSKLPSFEGTSYRGGTPSASVMDQYRPGNVVSDGAPKSTAADAGQAYSGRLQEVVIGQSGKDVSPLSRYPETEVLYPSNTKFEVLERTDLPNGNVNTVIREVP; encoded by the coding sequence ATGGCCGAGACACCGCCTTTTGCCGAGACCGGATTGCCGGTGCTTTTCGCGCCTGTCGACGCGCGGGCGGTTGCCGGTTGGGCCTCGGCGGGGCAGCTCTATGCGATGATCGATGGCTGCGTTTCGCCCGATGTGCCGGAACTGGCAGCATCTCAGCAGGGGGCTTGCCTTTATCAGGGTTGGGCAGCGGTCAGCTATCGTGACAAGGCGCCCTATCTGCTGCGCGTCGATGCGGGGATGGCGCAAGAGATCGCGCGCCGCTTCGATGGCCGGCCCTGGGGCTATTTCCTGCTGTCGAGTGCCGGTTTCAAAGCGGTGCATCGCCAGTTGCGGCGCTTTATCAAGGTTTCCTCTCCCGAGGGAGAAGGGTGGATTTTCCGCTTTCACGATCCGCGTCTGCTGCCCGCCTATCTGCGCAGTTCAACCGTGGAGGAACTGAACGCCTTTTTCGGACCGTTGCAGGCTTTTCTGACCGTCGATGGCGATGGCCATGGCCATATGGCCTATCGCGCGCCGGAGATTGTGCGCATGCCGCCCCGCCAACCCGTGGGCGCGCGTGCCCGGATAAGCCGGGCTCATGTTGCGGCGTTTCGGCGGCGGGCGGGCAGCGATCGGTTGGCAGGCAGCTTTGCCGGATTGCCGCATGCTCCCCGCCATGATCCGGCCTCCGATGATCTGCTGATCGACAGCCCCGGTGGCGGCGCCACGCGCCTGAGTTTTGGCGGCGATGGACAGGTTGAGCGTGTCACCAGCCCGTTGGGCCGTCAGTGGCATATGGCGCATGGCGACCAGGGCAAGCTGACGGCGTTGCGCATGCCCTCCGGGCTGGCGCTGGATCTGGCCTATGACCGGCGTGGCAACATCGCTGCTGTCTCGCGTGGCGGGCGTGAGCGGTTTCGCGCCCGGCATGATGCCGTCAACCGGCTGGAGCGCATGGACTTCGCCGACGGCACCTTCCATGCCGTGGCCTATCGTGATGAGGGCCGTCTGGCTGCGCGCGATCCTCAAGGGCGCTTTATCACGGCCCGCCGCGACAGGCTGGGGCGGATCGAGCGCTTCGATTATCAGGGCGATGCGCTGGCGGCGGTCAGCGACGGCAATGGCAACAGCACGCGCTTTCTCTATGGCGTGGGGTCTCAGCCGGAAGCGCAGATCCATCCTGATGGCGCGCGGGAGAGCTACAGCTTCGATCCTGCCGGCACACTTCAGCAACTGATCCGCGCCGATGGTTTGCGCATCGATCTCAGCCGAAATGCTGCGGGGCAGGTGACGCGGATGGCGGCTGGCGATGGGGTGGCCAGTTTCGACTATGACGCGCGCGGGCTGCTGCTGTCGGCGCGGAATGAAGAGATCGATCTGGCGTGGCGCTATGATGCGCAAGGCCGCCTGATCGAGGAGCGGCAGGGCGATCAGAGCGTCCGTTATGAGTATGACGCTGCGGGCGTGCAAATCGGTCTGGTCTGGCCTGATGGCAGCGCGATGCGCTACACGCGCGATGCCGATCAGCGCCTCTGCGCGGTCACCGATTGGAGTGGCGCGCGCCATACCCTCGACTATGCGCCTGAAGAGGCCGGATGGCGGATGCTGTCCCCCGGCGGGCTGGTGGCCACGACATGGCAGGATCAGGCCGGTCTGCCCACCGGGCGCCGACTGGAGACGCCCGATGGCACAGCCTTCCAGCAAAGCTATGCCTATGACGCCGAGGACCGGCTGGTCGCGCGGGAAGACAGTCGGCTTGGCGCGCTGCGGGTGGATTATGATGCGGAGGGGCAGGTGTTGGCCCTGCAACGCGCGGATGGCGCGAGCGAACAGTTCGCTTATGACGGGGCGGGCAACCGCATTGCAAGTGCGGCGGGGGCGGCGCGTTTCAACGCGCTTAACCAGATGCTGGTGCAGGGGGGCGAGACCTTCTCCTATGACCAGCGCGGCAATCTGGTGGAGCGCAGCAGTGCCAGCCATTGGCGCTATGCATGGGACGGTTTCGAGCGGCTGATCCGCGCGGAGGATGACCATGGGCTGGTGGTTCGCTTCGCCTATGATCCGCTTGGTCGCCGCATCCGCAAAGAGGTGCGGAGCGGCGGAACCTTGCGCGTCACCCGCATGATCTGGGCGGGCGAGCAGATGATCCGCGAGATCGAAACCATCACCGCCGATGGCTGGCAAGATCACGGCACGCGGCACATCCGCGACTATGCCTATTGGCCCGAGAGTTACACGCCGCTGTTCCAGCGCGATGCTTCGGGGATCTGTCACTATCACGTCGATCCCATCGGCATGCCGGTTCGCCTGACGGATGCGCACGGGGCGATCGTCTGGGAAGCAGAGCGCACCGCCTTCGGGGCCTTGCAGCTTCTCGCGGGTGGAAAATATCAGCCGTTGCGCCTGCCAGGCCAGTATCACGATGCCGAAACCGGCCTGCATTACAACCGTCTGCGCTATTACGATCCTGCGATAGGGCGCTATCTCAGCCGTGATCCGATGGGGGCGGCGGGTGGTTTCAACCTCTATGCCTATGTCGGCAATGATCCGCTCAACCGTGCTGATCCGCTCGGGTTGCTGTGGCAGCAGGTGGCCTCTGCTGTAGCGGCCATTGCCGCAGGGGTGGTGATTGGCGCGATTTTGGCCCCGATTGCCGCGCCTGTGGTCGTGCTGCTGACGGCGGGGGCGATCGCCGGGATGATCGGCTTTGGTCTGAATGAGGCGCTGACCCAGAAAAGCTTCTGCCTTTCCTGCATTCTGCTGGCGGCGGGCAAGGGGGCGCTGGTCGGTGCTCTGGCAGCGGTGCCGTTCCTTTTTGTGCCTGCTGCTGCAGGTTATGCGATCTATGCCGGGGTGGGCGCGGTCAGCGGCTTTGTCAGCTATGTTGCTGATTGGGGCATCGACAATCTGGCGGGCAAGGATCACCCCTGGAGCTGGAAGGAAGCAGGCCTCGCGACGGGACTGGGGCTGGTGGCGGGGCCGGCGGGCAAATTCCTGGCCTCACGTTTTGCAGGCAAGGCTCCGGCGGAAGGTGGCGAGGCGCCCAAAACGCCCACGCCTCCCGAAGCCGGGCCGGGCAAGCCCACCATGTCCATGGCCGATGCTGTCGGCAAGGATTGGGCGGAGGAATGGCTCAATGGCGGGCGGGCGGCGGCGGCACGCAACAAGTTCGATATCTCGGGGCTGAGCGATGATGAGGTTACGGCGCTGCATGGCTATACGCGCGCGGGCTACCGCCAGCTCAACGCGGCCTTGCGCGGCGATACACCGATGACACCGCAACTGCAGGCCTTTTCGGACCATCTCGACAGCGGGCTCAGCAAACTGCCTTCTTTCGAGGGCACCAGCTATCGTGGCGGCACGCCGTCTGCCAGCGTGATGGACCAGTATCGCCCCGGCAATGTCGTGAGCGACGGCGCCCCCAAAAGCACGGCTGCTGATGCGGGGCAGGCCTATTCGGGGCGTTTGCAGGAGGTTGTGATCGGGCAAAGCGGCAAGGATGTCTCGCCGCTGTCGCGCTATCCTGAAACAGAGGTGCTCTATCCCAGCAACACCAAATTCGAGGTGCTTGAGCGAACCGACTTGCCCAACGGCAATGTGAACACCGTGATCAGAGAAGTGCCATGA
- a CDS encoding FAD-dependent monooxygenase, translating to MTRESINSVAKTLIVGGGIGGMAAAISLAERGVAVEIVDLDPQWRVYGAGITITGPTLRAYRRLGLLDAIKTQGAITTKTRLFKFDGTHIKDLDEPVIEEGLPATGGIMRPVLHRIMQARVKELSIPVRLGLTVSALENRADGVDVTFSDGSSGQYDLVVGSDSVGSTVRSLAFPHMAPAQPTGQGCWRLSIRRPPSLTEGEFYLGHDNPAGITVCAPDSVYLWMLTPHVERENFLTDEELFDELRGLLKDFGGHIGWIRDNMTREDWINYRPLTAALQPRPWFNGRIVLLGDAVHATTPHLASGAGMAVESGLVLAEELARHDDVAQGLLAYQERRFPRCKDVIDSSIAVGRLQLNHGAPHEHAAILEGALSRLNEPF from the coding sequence ATGACACGGGAGAGCATCAACAGCGTCGCAAAGACGCTTATCGTAGGCGGCGGGATCGGCGGCATGGCTGCGGCGATTTCGCTGGCGGAACGCGGCGTGGCGGTGGAGATCGTCGATCTCGATCCGCAATGGCGGGTTTATGGCGCGGGCATCACCATCACTGGGCCAACCTTGCGGGCCTATCGGCGCCTCGGGCTGCTCGATGCCATCAAGACACAGGGGGCGATCACCACCAAGACGCGGCTGTTCAAATTCGACGGCACCCATATCAAGGATCTGGACGAACCCGTCATTGAAGAAGGCCTGCCCGCCACGGGTGGCATCATGCGCCCGGTGCTGCACCGGATCATGCAGGCGCGGGTGAAAGAACTGAGCATCCCGGTGCGTCTGGGCCTCACTGTTTCCGCATTGGAGAACCGTGCGGATGGCGTGGATGTGACGTTTTCGGACGGTTCGAGCGGGCAGTACGATCTGGTCGTCGGTTCGGACAGCGTGGGGTCAACGGTGCGCAGTCTGGCCTTTCCGCATATGGCACCGGCCCAGCCGACGGGCCAGGGCTGCTGGCGCCTCTCGATCCGTCGTCCGCCCAGCCTGACCGAGGGCGAATTCTATCTCGGCCATGACAATCCCGCAGGCATCACCGTCTGCGCGCCCGACAGCGTCTATCTCTGGATGCTGACGCCGCATGTGGAGCGCGAGAACTTCCTCACCGATGAGGAGCTCTTCGATGAATTGCGCGGCTTGCTGAAGGATTTCGGCGGCCATATCGGCTGGATTCGCGACAATATGACGCGCGAGGACTGGATCAACTATCGCCCGCTGACCGCCGCTCTGCAACCCAGGCCTTGGTTCAACGGGCGGATCGTGCTGCTAGGCGATGCGGTGCATGCCACCACGCCGCATCTGGCCTCGGGGGCGGGGATGGCGGTGGAAAGCGGTTTGGTGCTGGCCGAGGAGCTGGCGCGGCACGATGATGTGGCGCAAGGCCTGCTGGCCTATCAGGAACGCCGCTTCCCACGCTGCAAGGATGTGATCGACAGCTCGATTGCGGTGGGGCGGCTGCAGCTCAACCATGGCGCACCGCATGAGCATGCCGCCATTCTGGAAGGCGCGCTCAGCCGGTTGAACGAGCCTTTCTAG